The genomic interval AATCGCTTCATACGAACTCACTGGATGAGGCAATTGCATTACCAACTGATTTTTCAGCGCAGATTGCCAGAAACACACAGCTCATTTTACAGTATGAAACAGATATTTGCAAAGCAGTGGATCCATGGGGAGGTTCCTATTATGTTGAATACCTGACAAATGAATTGTATAAAAAAGCATGGCAGCTCATTGAAGAAGTAGAGAAACTTGGTGGTATGACCAAAGCAATTGAAACTGGTCTGCCCAAAATGAGGATTGAAGAAGCTGCTGCCAGAAAGCAAGCCAGGATTGACTCAGGCCGGGACATATTAGTTGGTGTAAATAAGTATCAAACTGAAAATAAAGAACTACTGGAAATTCTTGGGATTGATAACAATAGCATTCGTGAATCACAGATAGAAAAAATTAACAATGTTAAATTAAACCGTAATTCATTGGAAGTCAAGCAATCTCTGGATATTATAACATTAGCGTGTAAAGAGACAGGGGGAACAGATATGCAAAATAATTTGTTGGCTCTTGCCGTTCAGGCAGCCCGCAAAAGAGCTACATTAGGTGAAATTTCTGAGGCTATGGAAAAAGAATTTGGAAGGTACAGATCAATAATTCGGTCCGTATCGGGTATTTATCAATCGGAAGCGTCCGACGATGAAAATTTTCAGCTGGCCTTGAAGATGTCGGATGAGTTCACTGAAATGGAAGGCAGAAGGCCGCGTATTCTGGTTGCCAAAATGGGGCAGGATGGCCATGACCGTGGAGCAAAAGTAATTGCCACAAGTTTTGCAGACTTAGGTTTCGATGTAGATATAGGCCCGCTCTTCCAAACGCCGGAAGAGGTAGCGGTACAAGCTGCTGAAAATGACGTGCATGTAATAGGAGCTTCAAGCCTTGCTGCCGGACATAAAACTTTAATACCTCAATTAATTGCAGAACTGAACCGAATTGGCCGTGGTGATATTATGGTGATTGCCGGCGGAGTTATTCCAGCCCAGGATTACCAGTTTTTGTATGATGCTGGTGTAAAGGGGGTTTTTGGGCCGGGAACAATTATTTCAATTGCAGCGCAAAAAATACTGAAACAACTGATGGAATAATATAACCTCCTTAATTTTAATTAAGCTTTTCCCAACACAAGGGAAGTACAATTTCCTCCAAAGCCGAAAGAATTAGAAAGCACATAATTAACAGAGATGTTTTTAATCAGTTCCGAAACCGGAGGAATATTAAAATTAACAATTGGCTTCTCAAAGTGCAGACTTGGAAATATTTCTGATTTTATAATACTTAAAATACTGAAAACTGCCTCCACAGATCCGGCTGCACCCAATGTATGCCCGGTAAATGATTTTGTAGAATTATATGGTGGAATTGTTTCAAAAAGTGATGTTAAACCAAACAGCTCAACCTGGTCGTTATTTGGAGTTCCGGTTCCGTGGGTATTTACATAGCTAATCTGCGACGGCAATATACCAGCCGATGCAATTGCCTCTCTCATACATAGAATTGCACCGTTCGCATCATCAGACATAGCAGACGGATGATGTGCATCATTGGCATTTCCATATCCGCATATTTCGGCATATACTTTTTTACTGCCAACAATTTCCTCAGATTCTAAAACCAGATAAGCCGCTGCCTCACCCAGATTTAATCCGTCCCGCTCCTCATCAAATGGTTTGGAAGGAAACTGAGAAAGTATTTTAAGTGCATTGAATCCGTTTACGGTGTATTTGGCAAGACTATCAACACCACCTACTATAACACGTTTGGCCCGTCCTGATTTTATAAGCCGTGCTCCCAGCATAATTGCATTTGCTGAGGAAGAACACGCTGTATTGATGGTATCTGAAAAGCCTTTGATCTGATATTTTTCAATGAGTTTTAAAGTGTGAGCAGCGCAGTTATAAGCATCCAGAAATTCAGAGCCACCCGATTCCAGGTTGGCATCCTGATAAAGCTGATCCGTAAGGCACATCCCGCCAACCGTACTGGCTGAAATAAGAGCAGTTTCATAGGAAGAAAGCTGTTCCTGGTTCAATCCGGAATCTATTATTGCTTCCTCAAAAGCTTTCACAGCAAGCAGGCACGTTCGGGTATAGCCTGGATGGTCTTCCAGATGTAGCTGCTGCTTTAATTCATCGTTACTGCATTTTACTTCGCCAAATGGTAAAGTGGAAGTATAAAGAGACTCAAAATAAGTTGCTTTGGTTATACCGCTGCGGGCATGGTGCAGACTATCATAATTTTCAGAAATATTATTGCCAATTGCACTGATAATACCGATTCCGGTCACCATTACCCTACTCATAATATCAGGCCGTTTTGGTATGAGCCAGAATATATTCTGCCATGTGGTTTACGTCAATAAGTATTTTCCTTCCTTCAGCCGGATTGTTAATTTTAATTCCGTATTCTCTTTCAAGCAAAACTACAAGTTCCAGGGAATCAATTGAATCCAAACCAAGATCACCTCCAAAGAGTGGTTCGTCATCCTTAATATCTGTTGGATTTATATCCAGTAAATTTAAATACTGTACAATTTGCCCTTTCAAAATGGGCTTCAGAGTGTCAACGTTCATGTGTCTGTTTTAACTAATACTATTTATCAATTATTTAACGATCAGCTTTCCTGTTCTTCTGATCCCTTTTTAATTATTTACAACTAAATAATTTTTTCTATTTTAAGTTTAAAGTAAGTGCAAAGTTGGCAAATGATAATGAATACTCCGAGAAATAAAAATATCCTGCCGAGTTCATGCCAGCTTCCACCTTTGAGAAATAACACATAAAAACCTTCCAGACACCAGTGTAGCGGAGAAAACATACTTATAGTTTGCATAAATC from Dyadobacter sp. NIV53 carries:
- the scpA gene encoding methylmalonyl-CoA mutase, which codes for MKPDFTKISFDQSKLNDPVIEKPFSFFNTQEGIKLKPIYGEKDTNHLDYLQYNAGEPPFVRGPYASMYLQRPWTIRQYAGFSTAEESNAFYRRNLAAGQKGLSIAFDLATHRGYDSDHLRVVGDVGKAGVAIDSVEDMKILFDQIPLDEMSVSMTMNGAVIPILAFYIVAAEERGVSPQKLMGTIQNDILKEYMVRNTYIYPPKPSMRIVGDIFAYVTHYMPQFNSISISGYHMHEAGAPAHIELAYTLADGLEYIRTGLAAGMSIDDFAPRLSFFWGIGMNHFMEIAKLRAGRMLWAKIVKKFNPENEKSLMLRAHCQTSGYSLTEQDPFNNIGRTCIEAMAAVMGHTQSLHTNSLDEAIALPTDFSAQIARNTQLILQYETDICKAVDPWGGSYYVEYLTNELYKKAWQLIEEVEKLGGMTKAIETGLPKMRIEEAAARKQARIDSGRDILVGVNKYQTENKELLEILGIDNNSIRESQIEKINNVKLNRNSLEVKQSLDIITLACKETGGTDMQNNLLALAVQAARKRATLGEISEAMEKEFGRYRSIIRSVSGIYQSEASDDENFQLALKMSDEFTEMEGRRPRILVAKMGQDGHDRGAKVIATSFADLGFDVDIGPLFQTPEEVAVQAAENDVHVIGASSLAAGHKTLIPQLIAELNRIGRGDIMVIAGGVIPAQDYQFLYDAGVKGVFGPGTIISIAAQKILKQLME
- a CDS encoding beta-ketoacyl-[acyl-carrier-protein] synthase family protein, which gives rise to MSRVMVTGIGIISAIGNNISENYDSLHHARSGITKATYFESLYTSTLPFGEVKCSNDELKQQLHLEDHPGYTRTCLLAVKAFEEAIIDSGLNQEQLSSYETALISASTVGGMCLTDQLYQDANLESGGSEFLDAYNCAAHTLKLIEKYQIKGFSDTINTACSSSANAIMLGARLIKSGRAKRVIVGGVDSLAKYTVNGFNALKILSQFPSKPFDEERDGLNLGEAAAYLVLESEEIVGSKKVYAEICGYGNANDAHHPSAMSDDANGAILCMREAIASAGILPSQISYVNTHGTGTPNNDQVELFGLTSLFETIPPYNSTKSFTGHTLGAAGSVEAVFSILSIIKSEIFPSLHFEKPIVNFNIPPVSELIKNISVNYVLSNSFGFGGNCTSLVLGKA
- a CDS encoding phosphopantetheine-binding protein, with translation MNVDTLKPILKGQIVQYLNLLDINPTDIKDDEPLFGGDLGLDSIDSLELVVLLEREYGIKINNPAEGRKILIDVNHMAEYILAHTKTA